In the Populus trichocarpa isolate Nisqually-1 chromosome 1, P.trichocarpa_v4.1, whole genome shotgun sequence genome, atgacccaataactgaacagtgttccaatttgaattgaatcggtatCTCCTTTCTAATCTTAGccgtttctttgtcctttcactttcaatagttaatcacatcaatcaatcctttgaattgtgagatatgcctgcatttaaaatgaacatttaccataaattaaagctatcttatattatcagatctattattataaaacatgctctagttaaggagttattaatacttcaagtgcaaaatgatgatatgaaaccttgataaaaatgcacttttaagtactaatcactacTAAAAATCTTACTCTAGCTGCCacctcttctttccttttcttctagcCATCACAACCACTTTACACCGATCATCTCCCTTGTCTCCTCCATTTCAAGACTTGTTTTCAATGTAGCATAGCACTGCCACCTGACATCCTTCTAAACAAGCACAACTACACCAACTATCACTACAAGATTTtacaattttaccgacggaaactttTCGTCGGTGTGAGATTCACACTCTATCAGCAAATGTTTTACCGACTAACTCTCCGACAAATAGCACCCGTCGGCATCCCTTCCATTGGTAATACCACATTTCATCGCTAACGAtgtcggtaaaaaaaaagattatcaatGGTTTCACAGACGAAAAATGCgcgcataaaaaaaacaattcccattggaaatataccgacggatttattccgtcggtgatagtggcatatctagtaaatatttttcagctCCTGGTGAAATGTCGACGGAATATATATGTCTGTAAAGTCGTCGATGAGTGTGGCATTTCAAccactctctgtgaaatgccgacagaCTTTATCCGTTTGTAAAGTCgtcagtgattgtggcatttgcaCCAAGctactgtgaaatgccgacggacgtTATCCGTCTATAAATGCGTCAGTGATGGTGGCATTTCCCGCTctctgtcaaatgccgacggatacATTCCATCTATAAATCCCTCAGTgggtattttaaaatttgtttttaaaaaatattatctagactaaataatataaaattatataaattaatagtataaaaaaccaattatgcaaataaactttattaaacatcaaaaacaaaaaataaagttcaataatattcattacaaattgaatgtgtttccaaaaaaatattaaattagcacaatggcggagctggaggaggaggaggctagtTGTTCCCAAgaccatacggccaaaaaaggggcgcacatgtatcaccactctgtgatGTGCAGTTCATGACCAGTTGGCAAAGTTGTTAATAATTCATCGAGAGTTGCTCATATTTCTCGGTGAGATGTGCCATGTGTTGTTCATAATTCGTCGATAGTTGCTTGTATTTCTCGGTGAGATGAGCCGTGTATTGCTGCAAGGCcgcgaactccttagattgggtgctcgatactgattgggagctcccaacggttgagacactaccgGCCGCCCGCAAGTTCTCGACCTTAGTGTTGGAGAGCTCGTacacctgatttttatcgggtccatcAGACGttcctacctccatccacaaatccggatcgaaatccggatgggtcgaaggatcgtccccatatctctccctcaatcggctattataggtctcctaaaaatgaaaaaataaatcatcatattcaattcaataaaaataatacttacgaaataaaatggttgaacgaacataccacaaagtgttgagcgcggttgtcaacgaactgttgcacccccttttggcggtcttcacTCCAcacgtgcgtctctacaaacaactccattgggctcggctcacgtccaagagacgtagcctgtaagaaaaaaaattaattaagtaacaacaaattatttaatgatatatttcatttaaattaatcttaccatccgtttcgcatgtgcagtaAATGGAACGGAGgtgccagtgtgcgttgtcagcgaaccatgaatttgccggttccggttacCAACAACAAACcatgagcgtcgtgtgaaccgctcagacgtcacgtgctcaatatattgcGGCCAAATATATTTCGAGATGTGtagcggtttgaaatccctccaaaccgccatGTCGTTCCAGCTTTGGAGACCTCTATCTCTCACATTTGTTTTggcctttttttgtgcttcataccaaaaatcacgcaacctacttccatagtgacaaattagatttaaaaacataattttttaaaaaaaaatatcttattgtttttctatgttacctagttgtcgcgtgattttcccacaccctcctcacaacattgtcatGCGTGCtgtcccactcaaatttgtgttgtgtataagtaatttatttaaaatgataataataatttatatacaattatattaataatttattaaaaataagctgggaAGTAGAAATTAACATCAACCTCAAatttgtcaaaccatgcatcgatattcggtatccattcaggatgtctagatacctgactccattgaaataatggaatctccatcgatgatttaaacattgatgatattactcgggcggcctcaatgtttgtgaacctgaaaataaattaaattaatgaaatattgattagttgttcaaaaattatgttataatttaaaaaaaaaactaaaaccgaaaCAAACTTACATAGAAAGGTCTTCCTTCcaatgtgcctcgtacttgcgggtgaattcatttcgctgtgaaggcacaccgcctcTACACTGTGAAACCGTGCTTGAAGAGGTAGCATCGCGAGTCGCtgcaggtgcctcttcttgatcgGCACCTAAAGACATGTCATCCtcactgctagaagaactagttgCAACCCTATGTGAGCGACGAGCTGTTGATTttgttctacgcatctacacaattttatacgaataattacataattaaattcgattgttaaaaaaaaaaattcgacagcacctcccctacaCTGGAGAGACTACccaaagttttcaaacctgcaaatattgacaatagccacaaccaattgaccccattcaaaaatcttgtatataacctaacatctatacaaataacaattaaaa is a window encoding:
- the LOC127905552 gene encoding uncharacterized protein LOC127905552, with the protein product MFLNLICHYGSRLRDFWYEAQKKAKTNVRDRGLQSWNDMAVWRDFKPLHISKYIWPQYIEHVTSERFTRRSWFVVGNRNRQIHGSLTTHTGTSVPFTAHAKRMATSLGREPSPMELFVETHVWSEDRQKGVQQFVDNRAQHFVETYNSRLRERYGDDPSTHPDFDPDLWMEVGTSDGPDKNQVYELSNTKVENLRAAGSVSTVGSSQSVSSTQSKEFAALQQYTAHLTEKYKQLSTNYEQHMAHLTEKYEQLSMNY